A stretch of DNA from Campylobacter concisus:
ATTGTTTGTTGTTTTTGCGATGATGATATCAAAGGCTAAATTTAGCATTGTCTGCTCTTTTGGCTCTTCAAGCCATCTTATCATCGCACTTTGGTTGCCGCTAACCAGGCTTAGAAGCGAGGCATATAAATTTACAGGCTTTAAACTCTTATCGTTTTCTAAATTTTCACCGATCTCCTCGATGAGTTTTGGATTTAAATTTCTATTTATATCTAGACAAATCGCCCCAAAAATACCTGCAAGATGGTTATTTACGTCCTGGTGATAGCTTGCTATGAAGTGCTTTGCAGCAAGGCTAAAATTTCCAAGCTGAGCGTAGCTTAGAGCAAGGTTGTATTGCAAGATAGAGTGATTTGGATAAGTACTAGCTAGCTCTTCAAACTCTTTATTTGCTTCTTTTAAGCGGTAGCTTAGTGCTTTTGCAATAGCTTCGCTAAGTTTTGCATTTACTTTTGAAGCAGCTGCACTTTGGCTAAGATAGTCATTTGCTGCTGATGTATCGTCTAAAAAGACGCTAACACCGCCTTTTCTTATCTGCTCGATGCTCTGTTTTGCATCAAAGACCTTGTAAGGCGCGAAGTAAAAAAGCGTCTCATAGCGCCTTGTTCTATCAAAAAACATATCATCGCTAAAGTGTGCCTGAGCTAGGCTGACATCAAAAAGATCAGGCTTTAGTATCGTTTTTATCTTGTAAATTTTGCTTGGCAAAAAAGCATTGTAGTCGTAAACATCTTTGATAAATGCAGCTGCGTCGCCGTAGTCAGCAGTTTTTAGATCAATTAGCGCCTCAGTCATCTTGATAAGATCGATATTTGGCGTATTTTTAGAAGCTTTTGTTAAATAATCCCTTGCCTTGTCATATTTGCCAAGTCTTGCGTAAAGTTGAGCTAGCGTGAAGTCGGCCTTAAATGCTTTTTGGCTCTCAAGTTTGGCTATTGCTCTTTCATCATCTCCAAGAAGTGATAAAATTTTTGCACTTAAATATGCATATTCGTTTTTATAATCTGCAGTATTTGGATGAGAAAGTGCTTGAAGTGCCTCGTAATAGTTGCCTTTATAGTAGTTTATAAGCGCGTAGTAATAGCTATAAAGTGGCGAGTTGTTTTCATACTGCAAAAATGAGTCAGCAAGTCCTATATAGTAGTTAAAATTTTTAGTGTTATTTAGCTCAAGTGAGCAAACGGCAGCATTTATGGCGCTAACTGCTGTGTTTTCTCTATCGGTTATAGCTTTGTTAAAAGATACGATCGCCTCATCACATCTTTCTTGTTTCATCTGCGAAACACCGAGGTTGTAGTTTGAGAGAGACTGGTTATAAACAGCTACGTTTTCATAAATTTTTAGAGCCTCAAATTTATTGCCACGCTCATAAAGCTGATTGGCTTTATTTATCATTTCATCGATCTTTGAAGCGCCAAAATTTTGCGTTTGGTAGTTATTTTCTATATTTTTTACGATACTTGCAGTATCTATGTTCTCTTTTTTGTCTTTCTTTAGCAAGATAACTAGCAAAACCACTATCAAGATGATAAGTACTAGAGCGACCATACCTGCTATTATAAAGAGCTTTTTATTGCTCTTTTTTACAGGGATTGGCTCTGGGATGCTCTCATCTTGTAGCACACCTTCACTTGCGATACTCTCAAGTGAGACGATCTCTTCAGGCGCTTCGGCTTTTGCCTCTTCAGGCGCTTGCTCTGCTTGCTCGCCAGGTGGTTTTAAAACTACAACCTCTTCTTCAGCCACTACATATACCTTTTAAGAACTTCTGGAATTTCGATAGTACCATCTGCCTTTTGATAGTTTTCCATAATGGCAATAAGAGTCCTACCCACAGCTAGACTTGAGCCATTTAGCGTATTTACAAGCATATTTTTCTTGCCATCTTTAAAGCGAATTTTTGCACGCCTTGCTTGAAAATCACGAGTGTTGGAAATAGAGCTAATCTCTCTATATTTACCTTGACCAGGCAACCAAACCTCAAGGTCTATCGTCTTTGCCGCGCTAAAGCCTAGGTCACCACTGCAAAGAAGCATATGGCGGTGAGGAAGCCCAAGGCTAGTTAGTAGATCGCTCGCACACGCTACCATTTCATTTAGCACGTCTTCGCTTTGATCAGGTCTTGTGATACTTACTAGCTCGACCTTTTCAAACTGGTGCTGGCGGATCATACCTCTAGTGTCACGTCCTGCTGAGCCTGCCTCTTGGCGGAAGCATGCTGAGTAGCAAGTCATCTTTATAGGTAACTGCTCAGCTTCAATGATCGTGTCATTGTATAGATTTGTCACAGGCACTTCGCTAGTTGGGATGAGGTAAAGATCCTCATTGCGCACTTTGTAAAGATCATCTTCAAATTTTGGAAGCTGACCGGTGCCAAAAAGCGTGTTCGAGTTTACAAGATACGGCACATTTACAAGCTCAAATCCACGAGCACTGTTAAAATCGATCATGTAGTTTACAAGTGCTCTACTTAGCCTTGCTCCCATACCACGAAGCACGGTAAAGCGTGATCCAGAGAGTTTTGCACCTCTTTCAAAGTCAAGCCAACCAAGACTCTCGCCTAGTTCCCAGTGTTCTTTTGGACTAAAGTCAAATTTACGTGGCTCAAGCACCGTTTTGATGCAGACATTGTCATCTTCGTCTTTGCCAAAAGGTACGTCATCATCGGTGATATTTGGCACATTAAATGAAATTTGCTCTAATTTTTCTTCGTAGCTTTTTACAATATTTTCAGCGTCAGCAAGGGCGGTTTTATTTAAATTTAGCTCATTTTTAAGCTCGCTTACATCTTCGCCAGCTCTTGCCTTTATGCCAAGCTCTTTGCTCTTTGCGTTTTGGATCGCTTGGAAATTTTCAAGTGCTTTACGTTTTTGTTTTAGCTCGTTAAAAGTTTGTAAAAGCTCGTCAAGTAGCCCAGCTTTTACATTTTTGCCCTCAAGCTTTTTTACAAATTCATCGTAATTTGTCTCGAGTAGTTTTAAATTTATCATCCTATATCCTTAAACCATAAACATAACTTTTGCAAAAAGTACGATAAAAACTGCCGCTGTTAGCGCAAATGGATGTATGTTGCCAAGTGGGCTAGGGCGTTTAAATATAAATTTGCAGCTCAAATTTGTTATAACTGCAGCTACGATTAGCATCGCTAAGAAAAATTTGATCATAAAAATGATTTGTAAATTTGTCTCAAAGTAGCCTCCAGCCTTTGATCCGACCCAGTTACTCATCATCATGCCTCCAGTTAATACCAAAAGCAAGATACAAAGTGGCATTATCTTAATAGCAACTGAACCGATAGCTTGTTTTGCCTTTTGAGCAAGCTCAGGTGGCATTTTTTTACAAGCTGCCTTAAAAATGATTACATCAAAAAAGAGGTAACCAACAAAGATGATTGCACAGAAAAGATGAACTATCTGTGCGTATGGATATAAATTTTGCATATTTTTCCTTTATTAATAAATTCCGACTGCTTCACGAACTTTTTTTATTGTTGTTTGAGCAACATTACTTGCCTTTTTGGCTCCTATTTCTAAAATTCCAGACACTTCGCCAGGATTATTTTGATAATGCTCAAATTTCTCTCTCGCATCTTTAAAATAGTCCCAAATAAGCTCATTTAGATAAGCTTTAAAGTGCCCATGACCCTCGCCACCACGCTCATATCTAGCTTGAAGCTCTTTTTGCCCACTCTCGTCTAAGAAAAGTTTGGCTATATTATATACGTTGCAGTTTTGCCACTGCTTTGGCTCTTCAAGTGGCGTGCCGTCTGTCACGATGCTAGAAATTTGCTTTTTAAGCGTTTTGGCATCGGCAAAGATGTCGATTGTATTGCCATAGCTTTTGCTCATCTTTTCACCGTTTGTGCCAGGCACGGTGGCAACATTTTCATCGATCTTCGCCTCAGGCAATGTAAAAATTTCTCCATGTTCGTTGTTAAATTTTATCGCAATATCACGTGCGATTTCTACGTGCTGGATCTGGTCTTTGCCCACGGGTACGATCTGCGCATTATAAAGCAAAATGTCAGCTGCCATCAAAACTGGATAGCTAAAGAGTCCGTGGTGCGAGCTAAGACCTTTTGCGACTTTATCTTTGTAACTATGCGCGCGCTCAAGTAGGCCCATAGGCGTGTGCTGACTTAGTACCCAGTAAAGCTCAAGCACGTCTTTAACGTCACTTTGCACCCAAAATATGCTTTTGTTTGGATCGATCCCAAGTGCCAAAAACGCACACGCAGCCTCAAAAGTATTTTGCTTTAGGGCTCTGGCCTCGCTAAGGCTCGTCATCGCGTGGTAGTTTGCTATAAACATAAACATCTCATTTTGCTCTTGCATATCAACCATCTGCTTTATCGAGGCAAAGTAGTTGCCAAGGTGTAGTTTGCCGGAGGGTTGGAGGCCGGTTAATACTCTCATCTTATCCTTTCAAATTTTGGCTTTTTCTCGTGAACGCTTTTGATAGAGATTTGAAATTTTAAGCTTTCGGCAGACTATGTGTCTAGCCTCGGCTTAAAATTTCTACACAACTCTCGTCGCTTTAGCGTTGCGAACAAAGAGAAGCAAAAAATCATCTCACGATACTTCGCCAAAAATACTTTTTAAATTTTAACGTTACATTAGAGTTTTTGTATCTAATCTAATCTTAAAATTTAGCTTAGCAGGCTAAATGCCTAGCTTTGATTAAAATTTGACTGCGCAGTATTTAAATTCTCCTCAAACATTTTGCCAAAATTTCTAACTACAAAACGTTAAATTTAGCTCAAACATTTCAAATTTTAACACCACGCGAGATAGCCATCTAGCCTGATCTTAAAATTTATCGTTGCAAGCGGGCCTTACCACTTTACAATTAAATTTTTAAAAGCATCCTTATCTCTTTTACGATTTGCTTTGGAGTTTTGCCCTCGACTTCGACGATGTAATCAGCCTTTTTCTCATAAAGCTCCTCTCGCTCCAGATGTAACGCCTCAGCTCTTTTTAGATCACTTAAAAGCGGACGTTTAGCGAGTTTTTTCTCGCTATTTTTGCTATTTTTTAGCCTTTGCATGATCGCATCAAAACTAGCTTTTAGATAGATCACGGTGCCAATTTTCTTTAAATTTTTAACCTTCGCAAAGCCTCCGCCAGTTGAGATGATTGCATTTTTGACATTTGTTGCTAGAAATTTAGCCAGATCCTTTTCAAGCTGCCTAAAATGCTCCTCTCCGTACTCTTCAAAGATAGCCTTTATCTTCATGTTTTGTGAGCTCTCCAGTAGGTCGTCGCAGTCAAGGTTCATTGTCTTTAACGCCTTGCTTAACGCCCTTGCAGTCGTGCCCTTGCCAACGCCCATAAATCCTATCAAAACGATATTATTATTCTTTGTTTTCATCGCTCTCTCCACGTTTTTTAGGGATTAGCACGATAGGCACGCCAGCTAGGCTAAAGCTCTCTCTAAGCTTGTTTGTTAGGTAGCGTTTGTAGCTAAAGTGCAAGCATTTTGGGCGGTTCATTATGAGCGCTATCATGATAGGTGCTGTCTTAAACTGCACTGCGTAGTAAATTTTCACAACTCTGCCTTTATCTCGTGGCAGAGGGTGTGCCTTGGTCGCTTCGCCGATCACCTCATTTAGCTTTGAAGTTTGGATTTTTTGAGTGTAGTTTTTATAAATTTCAACTATTAGCGGATAAATTTTATGTACTCTTTTGCCACCAAGTGCCGAGACGCTAATTATCGGCGCATATGCTAAGAATTTAAACCTATCTTTTATCTCCTTGCAAAGCTCGTCAAATTCTTCGCTACTTTTGTCCCATTTGTTTAGCACGATGATGACGCCAAGCTCAAATTTCGAAGCGATGCCAGCGATACGCTCATCAAGCTCAGTTAGTGGCTCAGAGCTATCAAGTACGAGTAGAGCTACGTCTGTCTCTTCTAAAATTTTCTCAGTTCTATTTAGCGCGTATCTCTCGATGCCTTCGATCTTGCCACGCTTTCTAATACCTGCAGTATCAACAAACTCAAAAACTCTGCCATCATGCTCGTAAATTTCATTGACTGGGTCGATCGTAGTGCCTGCCACGTCGCTAACGACAGCGCGACTCTCTTTTACAAGAGCGTTTAGAAGTGAGCTTTTGCCGACATTTACGCGGCCTATGATGCCCACTCTTATGTTTTTGTTCTCATAGTCTATCTCGTCGCTTAGCTCGCCCTCGTCGTTATAGTTTTCTAAAAAATCCTCAAAATCTTCACTCGTGTCAGCCTTTATCTGCACTTTATCTTCTATGTGCTTTGCTAGCCACATGCTAAGCTCATCAACGCCAGTGTTGTGGCTTACTGAAATTCCAAAGGTGTTTTTCGCGCCAAAGCTTATAAATTCCCACTCCCTTTGCTCATCTTTTTTGCTGTCGATTTTGTTGATGACTAGAGCGATTGGTAAATTTAGCTTGTTAAGCTCGTAAAAAATGGCTCTATCCTCGTCATCTGGCATCCTTTTGCCATCGACCATATACAAGATAACGTCTGAATTTCTAGCCTCTGCTAAGGTCTTTGCTTTTACGTTTTTAAAAAGCTCGCTACTATCATCAAGGCCACCGCTGTCGATTAAAATGCACTCTTTGCCCTCAACCTCGATCTTAGCTTTGTTCGTATCTCTTGTCGTGCCGCTAACATCGCTTGTTATAGCGATACGACGACCAGCTAAGCGGTTAAAAAGTGAGCTTTTGCCGACATTTGGCTTGCCTACTAATATTACTTTTTGCAAATTTTGTCCTTTTCGTGATGGCTGATTATACAAATTTTTCTCTTATATAAAGTATAAAAATTTGCTTAAAAGCGCCAAAATAAAAGAAAAAATCAACCAAAATTTAAGCCACTTTTCATTAAAATGGCTACTTTAATTTTAAAGGTCATGTGATGTTAAAAAGGTTTTATATTTCGCATCTTGGCATTTTTTATATGCTCTTTGCTTGCTTTATGTTTGCTGTTACTGGCGCATTTGCAAAGTATCTTAGCAAGGATATGCCATCTATCGAAGTTGTATTTTTTAGAAATTTAATAGGCCTTTTTATCGTCATTTATGCCATTTATAGATTTCCATTTAAGCAAGCTGGTGGACACTTTTTTTTGTTAATGTTTCGTGGCTTTGTCGGCACGGTCGCACTTTTTGCTTTTTTTTACAATGTCGCTCATGTAAATTTGGCCACAGCCTTTACATTTCAAAAGACAAATCCAATCTTTACAGCCATCCTCGCAGCCTTTATTTTCAAAGAGCGTCTAAGCTCACTTGGCTGGTTTGCTGTATTTTTGGGATTTGGTGGAATTTTGCTTGTTATCCAGCCAAATTTAGGCATAAGCAAGACTGATATTATCGGTGTTTGGAGCGGCCTTGGTGCGGCGATCGCATACACAAGCGTAAAGGAGCTAAACAAGAGTTACGGTACAAATGTTATCGTGCTAAGTTTTATGCTTTGGGGCTCGTTTTTGCCACTTATTTGCATGGGTTTGGCAGAATTTTTCACCTACGAGCCACTTGATTTTTTATTTTCAAAATTTAGCATGCCAAGCTGGTATAACGTTGTTTTTATCTTGCTAATGGGGCTTAGTGGATATTTTTTTCAGTCGTACATGACAAAGGCGTTCGCTGTTGGTAAAAAGGCTGGAGTGATCGCTGCAGTTAGCTACGCGGATGTTATTTTTACACTTATTATTGGCTATTTTATGGGCGATGCGTTACCAAATCACCTAGCGCTTGTAGGCATCATACTTGTCGTGGTTAGTGGAATTTTAGTTGTTAGAGAAAAATAAAGGAGAAAAAATGATATTAATAGCAGGGCCTTGCGTCATCGAGAGCGAACAGCTCGTTTTTGACGTGGCAAAAAGGCTGGTTAAATTTAACGAAGATAAGCGGATAGATTTTTATTTCAAATCAAGCTTTGACAAGGCAAATCGCACGAGCATAAGCTCATTTCGCGGGCCCGGACTTGAAAAAGGGTGCGAAATTTTAGCCAAGGTAAAAAAGGAATTCGGTTTTAAAATTTTAACCGATATCCACGAGAGTTATCAGGCTGGGCCTGTTGGCGAAGTGGCCGACGTGCTGCAAATCCCAGCGTTTTTGTGCCGCCAGACCGATCTGCTCGTGGCTGCGGCTAAGACAAAAGCCGTGGTAAATATCAAAAAAGGGCAGTTTTTAGCGGCGTCAGCTATGAAGCATTCTGTTAAAAAAGTGCTAGAAACGCGCGGCGTGAGCGGCGATGGATACGAGGTTGCTAAGCAAAACGGAGTGTGGCTAACGGAGCGTGGAAGTACCTTTGGCTACGGAAATTTAGTCGTAGATATGCGAAATTTGGTGCTCATGCGCGAATACGCGCCCGTGATTTTCGACGCTACTCACAGCGTACAAATGCCAAGCGCTCTTGGCGAAAAAAGCGGCGGGGACGCGAGATTCGTGCCTTATCTAGCGCGAGCTGCGGCAGCTGCCGGCGTGGATGGATTTTTTTACGAGACGCACGTAAATCCTTGCGAGGCGCTTTGCGACGGGCCGAATATGTTAAATTTGGACGAGCTAAACGCAAATATCGCTCAAATTTTTAAGATAAAAGACGCCTTAGGCGATGCAAACTAAGGGCTTTTTGTGGGTGCTAGGCGGCGCGGTCGCCGAGTGCGGCTGGGCGTATGGGCTAAAACAGGCCCAAGATGCCGTAGGATTCGCGCTTACTGCCGCGTTAGTCTGCGTTAGCTTCGTATCGTTTATGAAGGCTATGAAATACTTGCCCGTTAGCGTTGCATATACCGTATTTGTGGGATTTGGAGCGTTTTTTATCGTGGTCGCCGAAAGCGTTAGCGAATACAGCTCAAGCGGCCAGACGCCAGATCTCTTGCGGCTATTTTTCATAGCGACGCTGATCGCGGGCGTGCTGGGGTTAAAAAGGCTAAAATCTTGACGCATGTTTTGGCTCTTTTGGCGGCCGGGTGTTGCGAAGTCTCGGGCGTATTTTTTCTAACCAAATTTCAAAAAAGCTTCGGCGTGAAAAAGGCGGCGAATTTTTTGATTTTAGTTGCAAATTTTGCCATTTCGCTCTGGCTTTTGGGCTACGCGATGCAGGCGATGGCGATGTCTGTGGCTTACGCGATTTGGACCGGTATCGGAGCGGTCGGGGCCGTGGGCGTCGGAGTGATTTTTAACGGCGAAAAAATGAGCGCGCAAAAGGCGTTTTATCTATCGCTAATAACGCTAAGCGCGGTAATGTTAAAAATAATCTAAGGGACAAATTTGGAGGTAGTAGAGCAGGTCACGTCGCGAGATAAATCCATCGTAAAAACAGGCCTCATAGGCATAGTGACAAATGCCATTTTAGCGGCTATGAAGGCGGTAGTGGGCTTTGCTAGTGGCTCGATCGCTATCATTTTAGATGCGGTAAATAACCTAAGCGACGCTCTCTCGTCGGTCATTACCATTGTCGGCATAAAAATAGCCGGGAAAAGCCCTGACAAGGAGCATCCATTTGGCTACGGCAGAGTGGAGTACCTAACGGCTATCGTTATAGGCGTGATCATACTTTATACAGGCGGCACGTCCGTGGTCGAGTCGGCCAAAAAGATCATCTCGCCAAGCACCCCAAACTACGACACTGTCTTGCTCGCACTGATAGCCATTTTGGTAGCAGTCAAATTTGCACTTGGGCTTTACACACAAAAAGTCGGTCAAAAGGTAAATTCTGACTCGCTCATAGCAAGCGGAGTGGAGGCAAAATTTGACGCTCTCATCTCGCTTGGTACGCTTTTGGCGGCTTTGGTTTTTGTATTTTTTGGCGTTAGCCTTGAGGCATATCTTGGTGTGATCATATCGCTACTTCTTATCAAGGCGGCACTTGAAATTTTACGTGACGCGATAGATAAAATTTTAGGCGCAAGGATGCCTAGTGGCGATAGCTCGGAAATTTATCAGTGTGTACGCTCGTTTGATGGCGTGCTTGGGGCGTATGACCTTATCTTTAACGACTACGGCCCAGACAAGAAGCTAGGTAGCGTGCATATAGAGGTGGCGTACGATATGAACGCTGCGCAGATAGACGCACTTACTAGACGTATACAAAACGAAGTTTTTGCGAAATTTAACATAGTTTTAGATACCATTGGCATCTATGCGTTTGATAAAGAGGACAACGCAACAAGGCTAAACGTCGAAAAGATAGTTTTTGGACATAAATTTATCAAGTAAATGCATGGATTTTACATAAATAAAGAGACAAATACGATCACGTTTGATATCATCATAGACTTTAACGCGCCAGATAGCTCGGCGCTCTACCGCGAAATTTTATCGCAAGTAAGTAGCGCCTACCCTAGCTACAAGGTCATCATCACGCGTGACACGGACTACAACGGATAGAAATTTAAGGAGCAGACATGAAAATAATCGAAGGAAATTTGGCTTTAAAAGGCGGCGAGAAGGTCGCCATAGTAGGTGCTAGATTTAACCACATCATTACCGATAGGCTGGTAGAGGGCGCGAGGGACGCGTTTTTGCGCCACGGCGGAGACGAGGTGAATTTGAGCCTCATTTTGGTGCCGGGCGCGTTTGAGATACCGATGGCACTTGAAAAGGCTCTGGCTAGCGGCAAATTTGACGCCGTTTGCTGCGTGGGAGCAGTGATCCGCGGCTCTACGCCTCACTTTGACTACGTGAGCGCCGAGACGACCAAGGGCATCGCAAACGTCACGCTAAAATACGGCAAACCGGTGACCTTTGGCGTGCTAACGGTAGATAGCATCGAGCAGGCCATCGAGAGAGCGGGCTCAAAGGCCGGAAACAAGGGCTTTGAGGCGATGACGGGCGTGATCGAGATGCTAAATTTGTATAAAAATTTGGAGGCGTAAAATGGCGACTCGTCATCAGGTCAGGCAGGCTGTCGTTTCGCTACTATACTCAAACGAGATAAATCCGGTAACTGCTACATTTGAAGAGGAATTTTTGGAAGAAAAAAAGATAAGAAACGAGCGAAAATATGAGGCGCAGCAGACCTTTAAAGAGGTGCTCGCAAATAAAGAAAAACTAGATGAAATTTTAAAGCCATATCTAAAAGACGGCGATTTTAGCAAGGTTGGTGCAACCGAACTAGCCATCCTTAGACTTGGGCTTTATGAAATGAAATTTAGCCAAACTGATAAAGCAGTTATCATAAACGAAGCGATCGAGCTTGCGAAAGAACTTGGAAGTGATCAGGCACCAAAATTTATAAATGGCGTACTTGATAAGCTAAAGGGCGATCTGTGAGGCTCTGTGTTGCACTTGATATGGCTAGTCGTGAAGAGAATTTAGCCCTTGTTCGCGAGCTAAAAGGGCTTGATCTTTGGCTAAAAGTGGGACTTAGAAGCTATCTTAGGGATGGGGCAAAATTTATAGAAGAGCTAAAAGGGATTGAAGGTTTTAAAATTTTTCTTGATCTAAAACTTTATGACATACCAAATACGATGGCAGACGCGGCTGAAGTCGTATCAAAAATCGGCGTAGATATGATAAATGTGCATGCTAGTGCTGGCGAGCGTGCGATGAAGACAGTTATAGATAGGCTAGCTGGTCTTGGCAACCGTCCTTTAGTGCTCGCAGTGTCGGCACTTACTAGTTTTAACGAGAGTGAATTTGAAATGGTTTATAACGATACGCTTGCTCGCTCAGTTAGAAAATTTAGCCGGATGAGCTTTAAGTCAGGGCTTGATGGAATGGTCTGCTCTGTTTTTGAAAGCAAGCTCATCAAAGATGTAACAAACGAGAAATTTATTACGCTTTGTCCTGGCGTTAGGCCTTTTGGCGAGAGCGCTGGAGATCAAAAAAGAGTAGCAAACTTAGTGAGTGCAAAGCAAGAGGGTAGCGACTTTATTGTCGTTGGCAGGCCGATCTATGAAAATGCAAATCCAAGAGAAATTTGTGAACGAATTTTGGAGCAAATTTAATATTTGAGTTTGTCTAAAGTTGTTTTAATCAAAGCTTCTATATTAAAATTTTTACAAAATATTGAGTGAAGACGACATCAAAGCGAAGTGGAGAGCTAAATTTGAGTGATTTTAAGAAAATCCCCTATGTCGGCGAAGCGACGCAGGCCGATCTGCTGGCACTCGGCTACACAGACATTGCTTCGTTAAAGGGCGCGGATCCGGACGAGATGTTTGAGCGCACAAAGGCGCTCGGACGCGGCAGTGATAGGTGTATCCTCTATGTTTACCGTATGGTTTGCTACTATGCAAATACGTCGCACCCAGACAAAGCCAAGCTAAAATGGTGGCTTTGGAAGGATTAAATTTAGAAATTTGACTTGCGGCGAGTCGTTTAAATTTGAGTAGTTTGTTCGGCTATTTTTCTACGGGAGAGTGGTAGGCGCGAAAATGCAAATTTAAGCAAGATATCAGCAGTATTCAATTATAATGCGATTTCTTTTTTATGGACAGATGGGTGAGCGGCTGAAACCACACCCCTGCTAAGGGTGCAGCTCTTAATCGGGGCTCGAGGGTTCAAATCCCTCTCTGTCCGCCACAAATCCCTAAATTACGGCATTTAACAACAAATTTATAAAATAAAAAAATCCCTATGACGACCCAAATTAATAAATTGAAATATCTCGCTTAAAATCTTTTAAGTTTGAATTAAGATAATTTACATATACATCGTAAATCATTTTAGGAGTGGAATGGCCCAAGAGCTTTGATAACTCTACTGGAGTAACATAGTTACCATAAAGCATAGAAGTAGCATAAGTATGACGCATATTGTAAAGTCGCCTATATGGCAAATTTAATTCATATAATATAGGCTTCCAAAAATCAGAAGTAAAAACACCAGTATCTCTATAAGGTTCATTATATTGCGTTTGTAAAAGATAAATATTGTCTTGATAGTTCTCAATATATTTTTTAAGCTTACTATACAAATTATCCAAGATAGGTATAGTTCTAATTGAATAAATTGTTTTAGGTGTATTCTCGCCAAACCTGGAGCGAGTAGAATTAATATTTATAACCCTATTTTCTAAATCAACATCTTTCATCTTTAAGGATAATATCTCGCCAGTCCGCATGCCAGTAAAAAAACCAATATATAAAAAAATTTGAAATCTATCGTTATATCTAGTAGATAATCTTAAAATATCATTTACCTGCTGGCTAGTAAAAGGCTCAATTCTTGGTGTTTTATGGACTATGCTTTTAATATGTATAATAGGATTTTTATCAATTATTTCATCTTCTAGAGCAAGCTTTAAGATCATTGATAAAGAGTTCAAATAATGTTTTTTACTTTTATTAGAAACGTCTTGTATAGAATTAAGCCATAAACGAATAACACTAGGCTTTATTTCGTAAATATCTAAATCAAAGAAAACATTTAACCTATTTTTTACAATGCCTTTATTCTTGCAATACGTCGATAATTTCCACTCAGACTTACCGAGCTTAAGATATAAATCGGCATAGTATTTAAATTTAACATTTAGTGTCATTAAATATGCTCAAAACTATCATAATCAAATTTTTTAGCAAAGGCTTCAAGAAGATCATCAAAACTAGAAAAATCACATAACCCATATTTAGAAAAAGAATAATAAGTTTCAAAAAAGGTAGTATCAAATTCTTCATAATTATATAAATGAAATTCTTCTACAGAAATACCTAAATCTAATTGTGGAAAATAACAACAAGGATAGTGAGAACAATCAACTAATAATTTTTTCATAATATACTCCTTAAAATTCATTACAAATCAAAAATCTATTTACAAAGCTATCAATATCAGGGGCATTAAGATCGTGCTTTTTGTGATAGCGTGTAAAATTATCTAAATTTCTATCAAGCATTAAATTTTCAACATAAGCTAAATGCTGGGCATTTACATCACCACCCAAGCTTTGATAATAATTAACTAACTCGTAATCTTTCATTCTACTTATTGGTTTAGGCTTTTCATCGCTTTTAAA
This window harbors:
- a CDS encoding shikimate kinase — encoded protein: MKTKNNNIVLIGFMGVGKGTTARALSKALKTMNLDCDDLLESSQNMKIKAIFEEYGEEHFRQLEKDLAKFLATNVKNAIISTGGGFAKVKNLKKIGTVIYLKASFDAIMQRLKNSKNSEKKLAKRPLLSDLKRAEALHLEREELYEKKADYIVEVEGKTPKQIVKEIRMLLKI
- the serS gene encoding serine--tRNA ligase; the protein is MINLKLLETNYDEFVKKLEGKNVKAGLLDELLQTFNELKQKRKALENFQAIQNAKSKELGIKARAGEDVSELKNELNLNKTALADAENIVKSYEEKLEQISFNVPNITDDDVPFGKDEDDNVCIKTVLEPRKFDFSPKEHWELGESLGWLDFERGAKLSGSRFTVLRGMGARLSRALVNYMIDFNSARGFELVNVPYLVNSNTLFGTGQLPKFEDDLYKVRNEDLYLIPTSEVPVTNLYNDTIIEAEQLPIKMTCYSACFRQEAGSAGRDTRGMIRQHQFEKVELVSITRPDQSEDVLNEMVACASDLLTSLGLPHRHMLLCSGDLGFSAAKTIDLEVWLPGQGKYREISSISNTRDFQARRAKIRFKDGKKNMLVNTLNGSSLAVGRTLIAIMENYQKADGTIEIPEVLKRYM
- the trpS gene encoding tryptophan--tRNA ligase, coding for MRVLTGLQPSGKLHLGNYFASIKQMVDMQEQNEMFMFIANYHAMTSLSEARALKQNTFEAACAFLALGIDPNKSIFWVQSDVKDVLELYWVLSQHTPMGLLERAHSYKDKVAKGLSSHHGLFSYPVLMAADILLYNAQIVPVGKDQIQHVEIARDIAIKFNNEHGEIFTLPEAKIDENVATVPGTNGEKMSKSYGNTIDIFADAKTLKKQISSIVTDGTPLEEPKQWQNCNVYNIAKLFLDESGQKELQARYERGGEGHGHFKAYLNELIWDYFKDAREKFEHYQNNPGEVSGILEIGAKKASNVAQTTIKKVREAVGIY
- a CDS encoding tetratricopeptide repeat protein, which produces MAEEEVVVLKPPGEQAEQAPEEAKAEAPEEIVSLESIASEGVLQDESIPEPIPVKKSNKKLFIIAGMVALVLIILIVVLLVILLKKDKKENIDTASIVKNIENNYQTQNFGASKIDEMINKANQLYERGNKFEALKIYENVAVYNQSLSNYNLGVSQMKQERCDEAIVSFNKAITDRENTAVSAINAAVCSLELNNTKNFNYYIGLADSFLQYENNSPLYSYYYALINYYKGNYYEALQALSHPNTADYKNEYAYLSAKILSLLGDDERAIAKLESQKAFKADFTLAQLYARLGKYDKARDYLTKASKNTPNIDLIKMTEALIDLKTADYGDAAAFIKDVYDYNAFLPSKIYKIKTILKPDLFDVSLAQAHFSDDMFFDRTRRYETLFYFAPYKVFDAKQSIEQIRKGGVSVFLDDTSAANDYLSQSAAASKVNAKLSEAIAKALSYRLKEANKEFEELASTYPNHSILQYNLALSYAQLGNFSLAAKHFIASYHQDVNNHLAGIFGAICLDINRNLNPKLIEEIGENLENDKSLKPVNLYASLLSLVSGNQSAMIRWLEEPKEQTMLNLAFDIIIAKTTNNDELMVKKADELLKILPNDIIANILNFISKNKEQNVKEYAKAIQIHFNGKQLDSNAFYHGADIIKKQYIKLLQISGLLTRERDKLRAELKNTPKNINLIQTLAYVDIFTNDFDESYKLYNQAIDEFKVNDASTLFLASVAAIGAGKVSNAIALLELTKLNDASAIENRIALGLMYQQIDNIKAALIQYSKIGNVEYESEFYDFEIDND